The Nocardioides humi genome includes a region encoding these proteins:
- a CDS encoding ABC transporter substrate-binding protein, producing the protein MPHPTLFRPAALLSGVLLLGALTACGSDDTAGSDRPSTGSPAEGAAYPVEVANCEVDVTVEKPVERAIAVNQPALELLLALGLGDRMAGYAISDDSVLPQLEAERAKVEPFSTEFPSFETVLDREPDLVYTTFDYTFTDEGIADRDRFTELGVPTYQSPSECTGQDAHQQDALELQDQYDEIEEVARLFGVPERGAELIADLQQRTAAAKPASGAEDVTLAWWYAATKTPYIAGCCGAPGLMTRAVGAANAFEDSDQYWPEIGWESLLDRDPTVLVLADLGRGGDGDSAQDKIAFLESDPVASQLTAVREKRYIVLDGTTMDPSIRNVDGIEELAAGLRELGLAS; encoded by the coding sequence ATGCCCCATCCCACCCTGTTCCGCCCTGCTGCCCTCCTGAGCGGCGTCCTGCTGCTCGGGGCGCTGACCGCCTGCGGCTCCGACGACACCGCCGGCAGCGACCGCCCGTCCACCGGCTCCCCGGCGGAGGGCGCGGCGTACCCCGTCGAGGTCGCCAACTGCGAGGTCGACGTGACCGTGGAGAAGCCCGTGGAGCGGGCGATCGCGGTCAACCAGCCCGCCCTGGAGCTGCTCCTCGCCCTCGGCCTCGGCGACCGGATGGCCGGGTACGCCATCAGCGACGACAGCGTGCTCCCCCAGCTGGAGGCCGAGCGCGCGAAGGTCGAGCCCTTCAGCACCGAGTTCCCCTCGTTCGAGACCGTGCTCGACCGCGAGCCCGACCTCGTCTACACGACCTTCGACTACACCTTCACCGACGAGGGCATCGCCGACCGCGACCGGTTCACCGAGCTCGGCGTGCCGACGTACCAGTCTCCGAGCGAGTGCACCGGCCAGGACGCGCACCAGCAGGATGCGCTAGAGCTGCAGGACCAGTACGACGAGATCGAGGAGGTCGCGCGCCTGTTCGGCGTCCCCGAGAGGGGCGCGGAGCTGATCGCGGACCTGCAGCAGCGCACCGCCGCCGCCAAGCCCGCCTCCGGCGCCGAGGACGTCACCCTCGCCTGGTGGTACGCCGCCACGAAGACGCCGTACATCGCCGGCTGCTGCGGCGCGCCCGGCCTGATGACCCGTGCCGTCGGCGCCGCCAACGCGTTCGAGGACTCCGACCAGTACTGGCCGGAGATCGGCTGGGAGAGCCTCCTCGACCGCGACCCGACGGTGCTCGTGCTCGCCGACCTGGGCCGCGGCGGCGACGGGGACAGCGCGCAGGACAAGATCGCCTTCCTCGAGTCCGACCCGGTCGCCAGCCAGCTCACGGCGGTCAGGGAGAAGCGCTACATCGTCCTCGACGGCACCACCATGGACCCCTCGATCCGCAACGTCGACGGCATCGAGGAGCTCGCCGCCGGGCTGCGCGAGCTGGGGCTGGCGTCGTGA
- a CDS encoding PadR family transcriptional regulator, translating to MAAHDTRMLLLGAVALFEPINGYQIRRELMSWSVDDWANLNPGSIYNGLATLTRQGFLVRHDLEDGGREVAVYEVTDAGRAELERLVTAGLEEVGVADRKGFSAAFGLLPLVPPDQALRSLVRRRVALEELVARLATPAAPAEAPPHALRGVVMWLDLAVAELAWLRETIELMRAGGLRLDTTTWTPPADDPGWQMNADRERYRALLDR from the coding sequence ATGGCCGCCCACGACACCCGGATGCTGCTGCTGGGTGCCGTGGCGCTGTTCGAGCCGATCAACGGCTACCAGATCCGCCGCGAGCTGATGTCGTGGAGCGTCGACGACTGGGCCAACCTCAACCCCGGCTCGATCTACAACGGGCTGGCCACGCTGACCCGGCAGGGCTTCCTGGTGCGCCACGACCTCGAGGACGGAGGCCGCGAGGTGGCCGTCTACGAGGTGACCGACGCGGGCCGCGCCGAGCTGGAGCGGCTGGTCACGGCGGGGCTGGAGGAGGTCGGCGTCGCCGACCGGAAGGGCTTCAGCGCCGCCTTCGGCCTGCTGCCGCTGGTCCCGCCCGACCAGGCCCTGCGCTCACTGGTACGACGCCGGGTCGCCCTCGAGGAGCTGGTGGCCCGCCTCGCCACGCCGGCCGCTCCGGCCGAGGCACCGCCGCACGCGCTGCGCGGCGTGGTGATGTGGCTGGACCTGGCCGTGGCCGAGCTGGCCTGGCTGCGCGAGACGATCGAGCTGATGCGGGCCGGCGGCCTCCGGCTCGACACCACCACGTGGACCCCGCCCGCCGACGACCCCGGCTGGCAGATGAACGCGGACCGCGAGCGCTACCGCGCCCTGCTGGACCGCTGA
- a CDS encoding FecCD family ABC transporter permease, whose translation MTSRLRLATAVVVGTALVLLSVATAITIGPADLSVGDVVAVVREHLGGPPADLSSLRAAIVWELRLPRSILAAACGAGLAVCGAVLQSLLRNPLADPFVLGISSGASTGAVMVAVLGIGAGTLGLTGGAFVGALVSFALVVLLAWAAGSGPDKLILAGVAGTQLFAALTSFIVLTSADPEQTRGVLVWLLGSLGGARWSDALLVSVVVAAGTLVCVVLARSLDAFAFGTDAAGTLGVPVGRTRAVLLVTTAAITAVAVAAAGAIGFVGLVLPHAARAVVGPRHRALVPVTALAGAVFLVWADTVARVLVEPQELPVGVVTALVGVPAFALILGRRGRRA comes from the coding sequence TTGACCTCCCGCCTGCGGCTGGCGACGGCCGTCGTCGTCGGCACCGCGCTGGTGCTGCTCTCGGTGGCGACCGCGATCACGATCGGGCCGGCCGACCTCTCGGTGGGCGACGTGGTCGCCGTCGTCCGCGAGCACCTGGGCGGTCCGCCGGCGGACCTGTCGAGCCTGCGCGCGGCGATCGTGTGGGAGCTGCGCCTGCCGCGCAGCATCCTCGCCGCCGCCTGCGGCGCGGGGCTGGCCGTGTGCGGCGCGGTGCTGCAGTCGCTGCTGCGCAACCCGCTCGCCGACCCGTTCGTGCTCGGCATCTCCTCGGGTGCGTCGACCGGCGCGGTGATGGTGGCGGTGCTCGGCATCGGCGCCGGCACCCTCGGCCTGACCGGCGGCGCGTTCGTCGGCGCGCTGGTGTCCTTCGCGCTCGTCGTCCTCCTCGCCTGGGCGGCCGGGTCCGGGCCCGACAAGCTGATCCTGGCCGGGGTGGCCGGCACCCAGCTCTTCGCGGCGCTGACGTCCTTCATCGTGCTGACCTCCGCCGATCCCGAGCAGACCCGCGGGGTGCTGGTGTGGCTGCTCGGCTCGCTGGGTGGGGCCCGGTGGTCGGACGCCCTCCTGGTCAGCGTCGTCGTGGCGGCGGGGACCCTGGTCTGCGTCGTGCTGGCCCGCTCGCTCGACGCGTTCGCGTTCGGGACCGACGCCGCCGGCACGCTGGGCGTCCCGGTCGGCCGGACCCGGGCGGTCCTCCTGGTCACCACGGCCGCGATCACCGCCGTCGCGGTCGCGGCCGCCGGCGCGATCGGGTTCGTCGGGCTGGTGCTGCCGCACGCCGCGCGCGCCGTGGTGGGTCCGCGGCACCGCGCCCTGGTGCCGGTCACCGCACTCGCCGGCGCCGTCTTCCTGGTGTGGGCCGACACGGTCGCCCGGGTCCTCGTCGAGCCGCAGGAGCTGCCGGTCGGCGTTGTGACCGCGCTGGTCGGCGTACCGGCGTTCGCGCTCATCCTGGGCCGCCGCGGGAGGCGGGCATGA
- a CDS encoding ABC transporter permease has product MNTFFRESWIVFNRQLRMNLRNPAWVIIGMLQPVLYLLLFGPLLKPLIAQLGGNAYTWFVPGMLVQLGIFGAFFAGFSLIGEWREGVVEAERVTPAHRSALLFGRLYRDLLQLFVQAVILVVLGLIMGMETSFGGIVVGVVLTLMLGGACAAASNALALTTKSEDVMAPVINVVMMPVLLLSGILLPMSFGAGWLERLSDFMPIRHVVDAVRAAFFGDFDGSMVWGVGWTVALFALAVWWGTAVFKKENA; this is encoded by the coding sequence GTGAACACCTTCTTCCGCGAGTCCTGGATCGTCTTCAACCGCCAGCTGCGGATGAACCTGCGCAACCCCGCCTGGGTGATCATCGGCATGCTGCAGCCGGTCCTCTACCTGCTGCTGTTCGGGCCGCTGCTCAAGCCGCTCATCGCCCAGCTGGGCGGCAACGCCTACACCTGGTTCGTGCCCGGCATGCTCGTCCAGCTCGGCATCTTCGGCGCCTTCTTCGCGGGCTTCTCGCTCATCGGCGAGTGGCGCGAGGGCGTCGTCGAGGCGGAGCGGGTGACCCCGGCGCACCGCTCGGCACTGCTCTTCGGCCGGCTCTACCGCGACCTGCTCCAGCTGTTCGTCCAGGCGGTGATCCTGGTCGTCCTCGGCCTGATCATGGGCATGGAGACCTCCTTCGGCGGCATCGTCGTCGGCGTCGTCCTCACCCTGATGCTCGGCGGCGCCTGCGCGGCGGCGTCCAACGCCCTCGCCCTGACCACCAAGAGCGAGGACGTGATGGCGCCGGTCATCAACGTGGTGATGATGCCGGTGCTGCTGCTCAGCGGCATCCTGCTCCCGATGAGCTTCGGCGCCGGCTGGCTCGAGCGGCTCAGCGACTTCATGCCGATCCGCCACGTCGTCGACGCCGTCCGCGCCGCGTTCTTCGGCGACTTCGACGGCTCGATGGTCTGGGGCGTCGGCTGGACGGTCGCGCTCTTCGCCCTCGCCGTGTGGTGGGGCACCGCCGTGTTCAAGAAGGAGAACGCCTGA
- a CDS encoding ATP-binding protein, producing MKEHRLVERETSLAAARSRVAGLRAGTGGALCLIGPAGAGKTALLSAVLEDAGPARVLRATAGELEAHAPYGVVRQLFGRALAGLPAAALEAIAHGAARPAVDLVLHRPNAAPVDQSAILNSLYWLLDGLAADGPLVVAVDDAHWADDASLLFLQHLLARLDDLPVLQVVAARDVLPDRRRPALAAVLADPRAVRLDLGPLSPNGIRACLADRWDAEADDEVIAACVDVTGGNPFLVVALGDLLASRPSTTTAHAVRSLVPGSVVDAVIQRLSALPPAEQALARALAALETAPLRTAAALAVLDIADAADAADRLRDAGLLAPEGPLTFRHALLRSAVSTTTAPAARDQLHRRAALILGAEDPHRAAGHLLEVEGTGDPWAVGLLRAAAQEALAEGAPHVAVDLLRRAVAEPPAAADLPPVLVELGTAELHAADPAAVITLERAGRDVVDPVLRAECALALAAAYHVGGFYERTVPLLRAVLDDLGPEHGDLHLVTEAMLIAAALTVPGEVVPARARLTARGDLAGDTPGERLLLIQQASVSNASTAPIAEAGELARRAIGEGLTPEQVASPFDWTIARTHLACSGAYDETARLCARGLEHAAREGSVPLYAAAAVTRGWSHLWAGKVDDSATDFAAALAQADLVPGGEAVRLLALAGRAEALLAQGLLDEATAAVDSVPDEIAKDPGNATGIHLLRARGLVRAASGQHAAALASLDACAERLAALDMDSPTWCDWRSAAAESLWALGRADEAVELARFALAAAEQKAAPSVLGQALRIVGEMTAADGIADLRRSVAVLAASEARLQEARSRVALGSALRRTGQRTEAREELRRGRELAHRLSAHAVTERASAELALAGGRVARIEVTGVAALTAAERRVCELAAAGLRNRDIAQRLFVTTKTVEVHLSRAYRKLGVGRGGLAALLDG from the coding sequence GTGAAGGAGCACCGACTCGTCGAGCGGGAGACGAGCCTGGCCGCCGCCCGGTCGCGGGTCGCCGGCCTCCGTGCGGGCACCGGCGGCGCCCTCTGCCTGATCGGTCCGGCGGGTGCGGGCAAGACCGCGCTGCTGAGCGCCGTCCTCGAGGACGCGGGGCCGGCCCGGGTGCTGCGGGCCACAGCGGGCGAGCTCGAGGCGCACGCGCCGTACGGCGTCGTGCGACAGCTCTTCGGACGAGCCCTGGCCGGACTGCCCGCCGCCGCGCTGGAGGCAATCGCCCATGGGGCCGCGCGTCCGGCCGTCGACCTGGTGCTGCACCGGCCGAACGCCGCACCGGTCGACCAGTCGGCGATCCTGAACAGCCTGTACTGGCTGCTCGACGGGCTGGCCGCCGACGGGCCGCTCGTGGTGGCGGTGGACGACGCGCATTGGGCCGACGACGCGTCACTGCTGTTCCTGCAGCACCTGCTGGCCCGGCTGGACGACCTGCCGGTGCTCCAGGTGGTGGCCGCCCGGGACGTGCTGCCGGACCGGCGGCGGCCGGCGCTCGCGGCCGTGCTGGCCGACCCACGCGCCGTACGGTTGGATCTGGGTCCCCTCTCCCCGAACGGCATCCGCGCCTGCCTGGCCGACCGATGGGACGCGGAGGCCGACGACGAGGTGATCGCGGCGTGCGTGGACGTGACCGGCGGGAACCCGTTCCTCGTGGTGGCGCTGGGCGACCTTCTCGCCTCGCGCCCCAGTACGACCACCGCCCACGCCGTGCGCAGCCTGGTCCCCGGATCGGTGGTGGACGCCGTGATCCAGCGGCTGAGCGCGCTGCCACCCGCCGAGCAGGCGCTGGCCCGCGCGCTGGCCGCCCTGGAGACCGCTCCGCTCCGGACCGCGGCCGCCCTGGCCGTTCTCGACATCGCGGACGCCGCGGACGCCGCGGACCGGCTGCGCGACGCCGGCCTACTGGCCCCTGAGGGCCCGCTCACCTTCCGGCACGCCCTGCTCCGCAGCGCCGTCAGCACCACGACCGCACCGGCGGCTCGCGACCAACTGCACCGGCGGGCAGCGCTGATCCTCGGCGCCGAGGACCCGCACCGAGCCGCCGGACATCTGCTCGAGGTCGAGGGCACCGGCGACCCCTGGGCGGTCGGGCTGCTGCGCGCGGCCGCCCAGGAGGCGCTCGCCGAGGGCGCTCCCCACGTGGCCGTCGACCTGCTTCGCCGCGCGGTCGCCGAGCCGCCGGCCGCGGCCGACCTGCCTCCGGTCCTGGTGGAGTTGGGCACCGCCGAGCTGCACGCCGCCGACCCCGCCGCAGTCATCACCCTGGAGCGTGCCGGCCGGGACGTCGTGGACCCGGTGCTGCGGGCCGAGTGCGCGCTGGCACTGGCGGCGGCGTACCACGTCGGCGGCTTCTACGAGCGCACCGTGCCGCTGCTGCGGGCCGTCCTCGACGACCTCGGCCCCGAGCACGGCGACCTCCACCTGGTAACCGAGGCGATGCTGATCGCGGCCGCGCTCACCGTGCCGGGCGAGGTCGTGCCGGCCCGAGCCCGGCTCACCGCTCGCGGCGACCTCGCCGGCGACACCCCCGGCGAGCGGCTGCTGCTGATCCAGCAGGCGTCCGTCTCCAATGCCTCCACGGCCCCCATCGCCGAGGCCGGCGAGCTCGCGCGGCGCGCGATCGGCGAGGGGCTGACGCCGGAGCAGGTGGCCAGCCCTTTCGACTGGACGATCGCACGGACCCACCTCGCCTGCTCCGGCGCGTACGACGAGACCGCGCGCCTGTGCGCCCGAGGTCTCGAGCACGCCGCACGCGAAGGCTCCGTCCCGCTGTACGCCGCCGCGGCGGTCACTCGGGGCTGGTCGCATCTGTGGGCGGGCAAGGTCGACGACAGTGCGACCGACTTCGCTGCCGCCCTGGCCCAGGCCGACCTGGTGCCCGGGGGTGAGGCCGTCCGCCTACTCGCCCTGGCGGGCCGGGCCGAGGCCCTGCTCGCACAGGGGCTGCTGGACGAGGCCACCGCAGCGGTCGACAGCGTCCCCGACGAGATCGCGAAGGATCCGGGCAACGCCACCGGGATCCACCTGCTGCGTGCCCGCGGCCTGGTCCGGGCCGCGAGCGGGCAGCACGCGGCCGCGCTCGCCTCGTTGGACGCCTGCGCAGAGCGGCTGGCCGCGCTCGACATGGACTCGCCGACGTGGTGCGACTGGCGTTCGGCGGCGGCGGAGAGCCTCTGGGCACTGGGCCGCGCCGACGAGGCGGTCGAGCTGGCCAGGTTCGCGCTCGCCGCCGCGGAGCAGAAGGCCGCGCCGAGCGTGCTCGGCCAGGCGCTGAGGATCGTCGGCGAGATGACCGCCGCCGACGGGATCGCCGATCTGCGGCGGTCCGTCGCGGTGCTGGCGGCCTCGGAGGCCCGGCTCCAGGAAGCCCGGTCCCGGGTCGCGCTGGGATCGGCGCTGCGTCGCACCGGACAGCGCACCGAGGCCCGCGAGGAGCTGCGCCGAGGCCGCGAGCTCGCCCACCGGCTCAGCGCGCACGCCGTCACCGAGCGGGCCAGCGCGGAGCTGGCGCTCGCCGGCGGGCGGGTCGCCCGTATCGAGGTCACCGGCGTCGCAGCGCTGACCGCTGCCGAGCGGCGGGTGTGCGAGCTCGCGGCGGCCGGATTGCGCAATCGCGACATCGCCCAGCGGCTGTTCGTGACCACCAAGACCGTCGAGGTGCACCTCTCACGCGCCTACCGCAAGCTCGGCGTCGGCCGCGGCGGGCTCGCAGCGCTGCTCGATGGCTGA
- a CDS encoding ABC transporter ATP-binding protein: protein MSLRAHSVGWRRGGRLIVDDVSLEVPEGATVGLLGPNGSGKSSLLRLLAGTRRTSSGVVTLDDVPVAHWRRRALARRVAVVDQHADTTVALTVADVVALGRIPHQGPWRPHDAADEAAVAEAADAVGVGHLLDRAWETLSGGERQRTQLARALAQEPHELLLDEPTNHLDIAHQLELLTLVRRLPITSVIALHDLNLAAQFCDRLVVLCEGRVVAAGPPTEALTPALIADVYDVRAQVVADEHGPWVRILGRL from the coding sequence ATGAGCCTGCGCGCGCACAGCGTCGGGTGGCGGCGTGGCGGCCGGCTGATCGTCGACGACGTGTCGCTGGAGGTGCCCGAGGGCGCCACCGTCGGCCTGCTCGGGCCCAACGGCTCGGGGAAGTCGTCCCTGCTGCGCCTCCTCGCCGGCACCCGGCGTACGTCGTCGGGCGTGGTCACCCTCGACGACGTGCCGGTCGCGCACTGGCGGCGCCGGGCCCTCGCCCGCCGGGTGGCGGTCGTCGACCAGCACGCCGACACCACCGTGGCCCTCACCGTCGCCGACGTGGTGGCGCTGGGCCGGATCCCCCACCAGGGACCGTGGCGCCCGCACGACGCGGCCGACGAGGCCGCGGTCGCGGAGGCGGCCGACGCGGTCGGGGTCGGGCACCTGCTGGACCGCGCGTGGGAGACGCTGTCGGGCGGCGAGCGGCAGCGCACCCAGCTGGCCCGGGCCCTGGCCCAGGAGCCGCACGAGCTGCTCCTCGACGAGCCCACCAACCACCTCGACATCGCCCACCAGCTGGAGCTGCTGACCCTGGTGCGGCGCCTGCCGATCACCTCCGTCATCGCCCTGCACGACCTCAACCTCGCCGCGCAGTTCTGCGACCGGCTCGTCGTGCTGTGCGAGGGCCGGGTGGTGGCGGCCGGCCCGCCGACCGAGGCGCTCACTCCCGCGCTCATCGCGGACGTCTACGACGTCCGGGCCCAGGTCGTCGCCGACGAGCACGGCCCGTGGGTCCGGATCCTCGGCCGGCTCTGA
- a CDS encoding class I SAM-dependent methyltransferase, whose translation MSEPGLLERWDRQQAAYIADREGRFTAMLDVLDLQSGGAPALVVDLACGPGSLSFRVLERFPRARVVGVDHDPALLALAREAGERYDGRAVFLDEDLTAPGWVDRIRERIGEQLGDLPVAGVVSTTALHWLTPAQLVDAYRAARSLLADAGVFLDGDHFRYDHRQPRLRAWAAEHDRRTQDAAFAQGAEPWDTWWSELAARPGYAELAAERDRRFADRPAPEATGVGFRLGALAQAGFAEHGTVWQLFDDFVVYGVA comes from the coding sequence GTGAGCGAGCCCGGCCTGCTCGAGCGCTGGGACCGCCAGCAGGCGGCGTACATCGCTGACCGCGAGGGCCGCTTCACGGCCATGCTCGACGTGCTCGACCTGCAGTCCGGTGGCGCGCCGGCGCTCGTGGTCGACCTGGCCTGCGGCCCGGGCTCGCTGTCGTTCCGCGTGTTGGAGCGGTTCCCGCGGGCCCGGGTCGTCGGCGTCGACCACGACCCGGCGCTGCTCGCCCTGGCGCGCGAGGCCGGCGAGCGGTACGACGGCCGCGCGGTCTTCCTCGACGAGGACCTGACCGCGCCCGGCTGGGTCGATCGGATCCGCGAGCGGATCGGCGAGCAGCTCGGCGACCTGCCCGTGGCCGGCGTGGTCTCCACGACCGCGCTGCACTGGCTGACGCCGGCCCAGCTGGTCGACGCCTACCGCGCCGCGCGGAGCCTGCTCGCCGACGCGGGGGTGTTCCTCGACGGCGACCACTTCCGCTACGACCACCGGCAGCCGCGGCTGCGGGCCTGGGCGGCCGAGCACGACCGGCGTACCCAGGACGCGGCGTTCGCGCAGGGCGCCGAGCCGTGGGACACGTGGTGGTCGGAGCTGGCCGCCCGGCCCGGGTACGCCGAGCTGGCGGCCGAGCGCGACCGGCGCTTCGCCGACCGGCCGGCCCCCGAGGCGACCGGCGTGGGCTTCCGACTCGGCGCGCTGGCCCAGGCCGGATTCGCCGAGCACGGCACGGTCTGGCAGCTCTTCGACGACTTCGTCGTCTACGGGGTCGCTTGA
- a CDS encoding ATP-binding cassette domain-containing protein yields MIEARGLVQTFHSGQGKQKKEVHAVQGVDLDVAEGEVVGFLGPNGAGKTTTLRILTTLLKPTAGTATVAGYDVATQAVDVRRSIGYCSQVGSTFSGAYAGDEVVDHGMLYGMSKKAAVAKGHELFDKLQLEGLWRRMPKNMSGGQKRRLDIAMALIHSPGLVFLDEPTTGLDPQARINLWHHISDLRAKQGATVFLTTHYLDEADALADRIVIIDRGRIVASDTADNLKAAVAGDLVDLEVSTDEQVAVARDKLASISAEVEVEGHHVRGRVARAGKAVPGLLRDLETSGVGLESIEVVRPTLDDVFLTLTGRSLRDAEAAAEAADAATPSADGPNGPDGPDGPDGPDAGAGVPTEGANA; encoded by the coding sequence ATGATCGAGGCACGAGGACTCGTGCAGACCTTCCACAGCGGACAGGGCAAGCAGAAGAAGGAGGTCCACGCCGTGCAGGGCGTCGACCTCGACGTGGCCGAGGGCGAGGTCGTCGGCTTCCTCGGCCCCAACGGCGCGGGGAAGACGACCACCCTGCGGATCCTGACGACGCTCCTCAAGCCGACGGCCGGCACCGCCACCGTCGCCGGGTACGACGTCGCGACGCAGGCGGTCGACGTACGCCGCAGCATCGGGTACTGCTCCCAGGTCGGCTCGACCTTCTCCGGTGCCTACGCCGGCGACGAGGTCGTCGACCACGGGATGCTCTACGGGATGTCGAAGAAGGCCGCCGTCGCCAAGGGCCACGAGCTCTTCGACAAGCTCCAGCTCGAGGGGCTGTGGCGGCGGATGCCGAAGAACATGTCGGGCGGCCAGAAGCGGCGCCTCGACATAGCGATGGCGCTGATCCACTCCCCCGGCCTGGTGTTCCTCGACGAGCCGACCACCGGCCTGGACCCGCAGGCGCGGATCAACCTGTGGCACCACATCTCCGACCTGCGGGCCAAGCAGGGCGCGACCGTCTTCCTCACCACCCACTACCTCGACGAGGCCGACGCGCTCGCCGACCGGATCGTGATCATCGACAGGGGCCGGATCGTCGCGAGCGACACCGCCGACAACCTCAAGGCCGCCGTCGCCGGCGACCTGGTCGACCTCGAGGTCAGCACCGACGAGCAGGTCGCCGTCGCCCGCGACAAGCTCGCCTCGATCAGCGCCGAGGTCGAGGTCGAGGGCCACCACGTCCGCGGCCGGGTGGCCCGGGCCGGCAAGGCCGTCCCCGGCCTGCTGCGCGACCTGGAGACCTCCGGCGTCGGGCTGGAGTCGATCGAGGTGGTCCGCCCGACCCTCGACGACGTCTTCCTCACCCTCACCGGCCGCTCCCTGCGCGACGCCGAGGCCGCCGCGGAGGCGGCCGACGCGGCGACCCCGTCGGCCGACGGCCCGAACGGCCCGGACGGCCCGGACGGCCCGGACGGCCCGGACGCCGGCGCCGGCGTACCCACCGAAGGAGCGAACGCGTGA
- a CDS encoding serine/threonine-protein kinase, which produces MSFPSGPGSGPGFPGPGEPAAAGARIGRFRILEQLGQGGMGVVYRAMEENLGREVALKVIAPLFAHDPEFRERFTREARAQASLESAHVVAVYAHGEEDGYLYIASQLVPGGDLGQLIRSEGVPSLAEALEIIEQVSSGLADAHDAGLVHRDIKPGNVLVRRRPGAVRAYLTDFGIARRMNADATRFSSSTAGTPSYMAPELHGGARASAVSDLYALGCLLWVALTGRPPYRGESEYQLVAAHVREPVPQLAGSSPMVNATNRILRTAMAKEPAERYQRAAEMSADLQAALRLPVTPGAAVPEQRGATALRPVDRPTPSPPPATPPPATPAPAAPAHAAPVTAYTPVPHTPTPTPGPGPGHRAGGAGGRRTGPGVRTWLLIALLAVLLAAGIGVAAALLTRDGDPEGAAFLDLPAKEIVRASEKDMAVVETARIRGQFADGDDTVEVDVVSTTRGDCKGTLTSTKSGGSADILRVGGKTWLRADAKFWDATVGPGTSALVLPVIGDRWVLDDSMTDSTEAVCDLDELLERDGRENAEAKVLDTTEVGGDRAVRVEQSEGSQREVLTIRVAEPHYVLRIDESDVDHFEFSEIDEEATIEAPDPSRVFDLQGFLDGVNGLTGGGSGGGSGAS; this is translated from the coding sequence GTGTCCTTCCCCTCCGGTCCCGGCTCCGGCCCCGGCTTCCCGGGCCCCGGCGAGCCCGCTGCCGCCGGTGCGCGCATCGGGCGGTTCCGGATCCTGGAGCAGCTCGGCCAGGGCGGGATGGGCGTCGTCTACCGCGCGATGGAGGAGAACCTCGGCCGCGAGGTGGCGCTGAAGGTCATCGCGCCGCTGTTCGCCCACGACCCCGAGTTCCGGGAGCGGTTCACCCGCGAGGCGCGGGCCCAGGCGTCGCTGGAGTCCGCCCACGTGGTCGCGGTCTACGCGCACGGCGAGGAGGACGGCTACCTCTACATCGCCAGCCAGCTGGTCCCCGGCGGCGACCTCGGGCAGCTGATCCGCAGCGAGGGCGTGCCCAGCCTCGCCGAGGCGCTGGAGATCATCGAGCAGGTCAGCAGCGGCCTCGCCGACGCCCACGACGCCGGCCTGGTGCACCGCGACATCAAGCCCGGCAACGTGCTGGTACGCCGCCGACCGGGTGCCGTGCGCGCCTATCTCACCGACTTCGGCATCGCGCGCCGGATGAACGCCGACGCGACCCGGTTCAGCTCGTCGACGGCCGGCACGCCGTCGTACATGGCGCCGGAGCTGCACGGCGGGGCGCGGGCGAGCGCCGTGAGCGACCTCTACGCCCTCGGCTGCCTGCTGTGGGTGGCGCTCACCGGGCGGCCGCCGTACCGCGGCGAGTCGGAGTACCAGCTGGTCGCGGCCCACGTCCGGGAGCCGGTCCCGCAGCTGGCCGGGTCGAGCCCGATGGTGAACGCGACCAACCGGATCCTGCGCACGGCGATGGCCAAGGAGCCCGCGGAGCGCTACCAGCGGGCGGCGGAGATGAGCGCCGACCTGCAGGCCGCGCTGCGGCTGCCCGTCACCCCCGGCGCGGCCGTGCCGGAGCAGCGCGGCGCCACGGCGCTGCGCCCCGTGGACCGGCCCACCCCGAGCCCGCCTCCGGCGACCCCGCCTCCGGCGACCCCGGCGCCCGCGGCTCCGGCCCATGCTGCTCCGGTGACGGCGTACACGCCCGTGCCGCACACCCCGACACCGACACCGGGTCCCGGGCCGGGTCACCGTGCGGGCGGCGCCGGGGGGCGTCGTACCGGACCGGGGGTGCGGACCTGGCTCCTCATCGCCCTCCTCGCGGTGCTCCTGGCGGCCGGGATCGGCGTCGCGGCCGCCCTGCTGACCCGGGACGGCGATCCGGAGGGCGCGGCCTTCCTCGACCTGCCGGCCAAGGAGATCGTGCGCGCCTCGGAGAAGGACATGGCCGTCGTCGAGACCGCCCGGATCCGCGGGCAGTTCGCCGACGGCGACGACACCGTCGAGGTCGACGTCGTCTCCACGACCCGCGGCGACTGCAAGGGCACGCTGACCTCGACGAAGTCGGGCGGCTCCGCCGACATCCTGCGCGTCGGCGGCAAGACCTGGCTGCGCGCCGACGCGAAGTTCTGGGACGCCACCGTCGGGCCGGGTACGTCGGCCCTGGTGCTGCCGGTGATCGGCGACCGCTGGGTGCTCGACGACTCGATGACCGACAGCACCGAGGCGGTCTGCGACCTCGACGAGCTGCTGGAGCGCGACGGCCGCGAGAACGCCGAGGCGAAGGTGCTCGACACCACCGAGGTCGGCGGCGACCGGGCGGTGCGGGTCGAGCAGAGCGAGGGCTCCCAGCGCGAGGTGCTGACCATCCGGGTCGCCGAGCCCCACTACGTGCTGCGGATCGACGAGTCCGACGTCGACCACTTCGAGTTCTCCGAGATCGACGAGGAGGCGACGATCGAGGCACCCGACCCCAGCCGGGTCTTCGACCTGCAGGGCTTCCTCGACGGCGTCAACGGGCTCACCGGCGGCGGCTCCGGGGGCGGCTCCGGCGCGAGCTGA